The Paenibacillus sp. FSL R7-0204 genome includes a region encoding these proteins:
- the rplM gene encoding 50S ribosomal protein L13: MRTTYMAKPNEVERNWHIIDAEGKTLGRLASEAAALIRGKHKPQFTPHVDTGDFVIVINAEKIHLTGKKMQNKKYYRHSMHPGGLKVTVAEDLIKTKPERMIEFAVHGMIPKTRQGNHMKLRLKVYAGAEHPHAAQKPEVYELRG; this comes from the coding sequence ATGCGTACCACCTACATGGCGAAGCCGAACGAAGTTGAACGCAATTGGCACATCATTGATGCCGAAGGCAAAACACTTGGCCGTTTGGCAAGCGAAGCCGCTGCCCTGATCCGCGGCAAACACAAACCGCAATTCACTCCACACGTTGATACCGGTGATTTCGTAATTGTTATCAACGCTGAGAAGATTCACCTCACAGGTAAAAAAATGCAAAACAAGAAATACTACCGTCACTCGATGCACCCAGGCGGCTTGAAGGTTACTGTTGCAGAAGACCTGATCAAGACCAAACCTGAGCGTATGATTGAATTCGCAGTTCATGGCATGATTCCTAAGACTCGTCAAGGTAATCACATGAAGCTGAGACTTAAAGTATATGCAGGCGCTGAACATCCACATGCAGCACAAAAACCTGAAGTTTACGAACTTCGCGGATAA
- the rpsI gene encoding 30S ribosomal protein S9, with product MAQVQYYGTGRRKHSVARVRLVPGEGRIVINKREMDEYFGVETLKMIVRQPLNLTETLGSYDVIVLAHGGGISGQAGAIRHGISRALLKVDPEYRGTLKKAGFLTRDPRMKERKKYGLKAARRAPQFSKR from the coding sequence ATGGCACAAGTACAATACTATGGGACAGGTCGTCGTAAACATTCGGTAGCACGTGTTCGCCTTGTACCGGGTGAAGGACGCATTGTCATTAACAAACGTGAGATGGACGAATATTTCGGTGTTGAAACACTGAAAATGATCGTAAGACAACCTTTGAACCTGACTGAAACTCTGGGCAGCTACGATGTAATCGTGCTTGCACATGGTGGCGGCATTTCCGGTCAAGCTGGCGCAATCCGTCACGGGATCTCCCGTGCATTGCTCAAAGTAGACCCTGAATATCGCGGTACGCTGAAGAAAGCCGGCTTCCTGACACGTGACCCACGTATGAAGGAACGTAAGAAATACGGCCTCAAAGCTGCTCGTCGCGCTCCACAGTTCTCGAAACGTTAA